Proteins encoded by one window of Vanacampus margaritifer isolate UIUO_Vmar chromosome 17, RoL_Vmar_1.0, whole genome shotgun sequence:
- the gngt1 gene encoding guanine nucleotide-binding protein G(T) subunit gamma-T1, which translates to MPVINVDDLTDKDKALMEVNQLKVEVKLQRWLTSKCCEEIKDYIQAGVEEDTLVKGISEEKNPFKEKGGCVLC; encoded by the exons ATGCCGGTAATAAATGTAGACGACCTGACAGACAAAGACAAGGCTCTGATGGAAGTTAACCAACTtaaagttgaagtgaaacttcaGAGGTGGttg ACATCTAAATGCTGCGAGGAGATCAAGGACTACATTCAGGCTGGAGTGGAGGAGGACACTCTTGTCAAAGGCATTTCAGAGGAGAAGAACCCCTTTAAGGAAAAAGGTGGCTGTGTCCTTTGTTAG
- the tfpi2 gene encoding tissue factor pathway inhibitor 2, which yields MELHLLAFFALLSSFYKALALRPRGVCLLQVDEGPCRGEMGRYYYNTITQKCELFYYGGCQGNANNFKTYHECHKTCFRIPKIPQMCRFPMEEGPCRAIFSRYFFNMTSMQCELFYYGGCQGNDNRFPDLTSCKEYCSPRKTVPVLCLDPLDKGKCSASIPRYYYNKTTKMCEEFMYSGCGGSSNNFVSRHSCMDVCVKGAKKNSGGKMRRLRRNRITFLQA from the exons ATGGAGTTGCACTTATTGGCCTTTTTTGCGTTGTTGTCCTCTTTTTACAAAGCGTTGGCGCTGCGTCCCCGAG gtGTGTGCCTGCTGCAAGTCGACGAGGGTCCCTGCAGGGGCGAAATGGGACGTTATTACTACAACACCATCACTCAAAAGTGCGAGCTTTTCTACTACGGAGGGTGCCAAGGCAACGCCAACAACTTCAAGACTTATCACGAGTGCCACAAAACGTGCTTTAGAATACCAA AGATCCCTCAGATGTGCAGGTTTCCCATGGAAGAGGGGCCCTGCCGAGCCATCTTCAGCCGCTATTTCTTCAACATGACCAGCATGCAGTGCGAACTTTTTTACTATGGCGGCTGCCAAGGCAATGACAACCGCTTCCCGGACTTGACCTCCTGCAAGGAGTACTGCAGCCCACGAAAAA CGGTTCCCGTGCTGTGCTTGGACCCTCTGGACAAAGGCAAATGTTCCGCCTCCATTCCACGCTACTATTACAACAAGACCACCAAGATGTGCGAGGAGTTCATGTACTCGGGCTGCGGGGGGAGCAGCAACAATTTCGTCTCCAGGCACAGCTGCATGGACGTGTGTGTTAAAG GAGCGAAAAAGAACAGCGGAGGAAAAATGCGTCGCTTGAGACGAAATCGCATCACTTTCTTGCAAGCGTAG